The DNA sequence ACTATTCTGCCATCTATATTGAGAGTTGATTTATTCATGGCTGTAAATTCCCTTATGCCAGTTAGATTTGATCTGGGATAACGTCCCAGAAAACCTAAGGTCTTGTTTAGATAAAGGCAGTATGATGTTTGATAAATCCTGAGTAAATAGATTAAGATGGTTTTTATGGGTCTTCCATGGCCGATCCTCCTTATGGAAATAAGTGTCCGCCGCCAGATTGCCAGATGGAACTGCTGTCAGGTAACACAATCTTTGAATAGGAGAAAATTGCTTTTTCAGGTGAGATTATGTGGCATCCTAACCATGGCTAATGGTCTTGTCGGCTGCCCAATCAAACCTGAAAAGCTAGGGGCTTGGCCAGAAAGATTTGGCAGATGCTTTATGGAGGAAATACGGAAGAGGGAAGAATCTTTCGGCCTAACCCTGCGCTCTGCTCACCCTATCTGGGTGGAGTCCTCGGTTTCGAACTCAGGTAAAGCCGAAGTTATGCATGGTGAATCCTATGCCAATGGAAGAGAAGCAGATATAGCACAATATTTCACAATGCCATTATAAAAGACGGCGCTGCGTCTGTCAACCGTTCAACTATATGTTATTATTAACATATATACTCTCAAATAAATCGGCTGCGTTAGGTGAACCAGTGAGACCCGAGGAATGGGGGAGGAACCCCGAAGGATAGAAAAATGGAGGTATGGAAGGGAAGAAGGTATGGATGATAACTCGGCGATATTGCCCGATATGGATTGAAAGACCGCAGTTTCCTTTAGGTTGGATGAAATCTTGGTATTTGATAAAATTTCTTATCCTCTTGCCTTGACATACGCAAGACAATAGAATTACAATGTAATTACTTATTCATTGACGGAGGCGCCATATGAAAACAAAGTTGATTCCCATTGGCAACTCAAAAGGAGTTCGGTTGCCCAAACCTCTCCTCTTACAAGCCGGTTTAACCGACGAAGTGGAACTGCATGTGCAGGATGGCGCTATTGTGATTGTGCGGGCCTCAACCCCACGCGCCGGGTGGGCTAAAGCCGCCCAGGAGTTGCGTCATCGGAAAGAAGATGTCTTGATAGAACCGCTTACCCCCACTATTTTTGACGAAAAAGATTGGGAATGGTGAAGGCGATGGAAATTCGACGCGGCGACGTGTTTTTGGTCAGTCTTGACCCGCCTCAAGGGGGCGAGATCCAAAAGACCCGCCCTTGTATCATTATTTCTCCTGATGAACTGAATACCCATTTGCGAACCTTCATCGTGGCTCCCTTGACTACAGGCGGCCATCCCTATCCCTTCCGCTTACCTTGTCAATTCGAAGGTAAAGCCGGCTTCGTGGTTCTCGACCAGATTCGCACCGTGGACCGAGGGCGTTTGGTGCGGCGACTGGGGGAACTCCCTCCTGACGTCCTGGGCCGGATATTGGAGACCTTACAGGAAATGTTTGCCCCCTAGGGTGAGGATAGGGGCGGGCAGAACCCGCCCTATCGTGACGAGAGATTAACCAATTTACATCTTACACACCCCGTGGGTGCACTTGCCGGCGATGTGGTCCTCGAACTCCTGGCGGAAGCGTTTCAGCAGGCTGAAGAGCGGCGCCGGGGCCGTCTGGCCCAGGGGGCAGAACGAGGCGTCCATCATGGTCTTGCCCAGCCTCTCCAAAAAATCGAGGTCG is a window from the Desulfobacca acetoxidans DSM 11109 genome containing:
- a CDS encoding AbrB/MazE/SpoVT family DNA-binding domain-containing protein, which produces MKTKLIPIGNSKGVRLPKPLLLQAGLTDEVELHVQDGAIVIVRASTPRAGWAKAAQELRHRKEDVLIEPLTPTIFDEKDWEW
- a CDS encoding type II toxin-antitoxin system PemK/MazF family toxin, which gives rise to MEIRRGDVFLVSLDPPQGGEIQKTRPCIIISPDELNTHLRTFIVAPLTTGGHPYPFRLPCQFEGKAGFVVLDQIRTVDRGRLVRRLGELPPDVLGRILETLQEMFAP